Proteins from a genomic interval of Synechococcus sp. A15-28:
- a CDS encoding phytanoyl-CoA dioxygenase family protein, whose translation MTSLADPTSAGSPHLPRLLSGTEREAAMERLSVEFAALSSSKRAFLRAAWILQRQGVLVVRHVVPPEPLKAINAEVNQLLAQLDAGKTKQLASKAILNLPNKRRIKGYENFVDAEQAVINHRVNSPDGRSGSDAGMVDIFHPERLSEAMAEWVTTCLHECLISRLLLASSLLPMRVKCRNLYINRGVRDTRGYHCDGRSQKFKSFVFLTDVRDLSDGPYCYVPVTHRDRRSWKRSSQFNEANGLNRHEYSQLQGLDALPLLAKAGDMVISSQRGAHRGHPQQPQAKRAVLVNMYQR comes from the coding sequence ATGACCTCCCTGGCAGATCCCACCTCAGCCGGCAGCCCGCACCTGCCTCGATTGCTGAGCGGCACAGAACGCGAGGCAGCCATGGAACGGCTGAGCGTGGAGTTCGCCGCCCTGAGCAGCAGCAAACGCGCTTTCCTGCGGGCAGCCTGGATTCTGCAACGCCAGGGGGTCCTGGTGGTGCGTCATGTCGTGCCCCCAGAGCCCCTGAAAGCCATCAACGCCGAGGTGAATCAACTGCTGGCGCAGTTGGACGCGGGGAAAACCAAACAGCTGGCCTCCAAGGCCATCCTCAACCTGCCGAACAAGCGACGGATCAAGGGCTACGAGAACTTCGTGGATGCTGAACAAGCCGTCATCAACCACCGGGTGAACAGCCCGGATGGCCGCAGCGGCAGCGATGCCGGCATGGTGGACATCTTTCATCCGGAGCGCCTCAGTGAGGCCATGGCGGAATGGGTGACGACCTGCCTGCACGAGTGCCTGATCAGCCGACTGCTGCTGGCCTCATCGCTGCTGCCGATGCGGGTGAAGTGCCGCAACCTCTACATCAACCGCGGCGTGCGGGACACCCGGGGTTACCACTGCGACGGCCGATCGCAGAAGTTCAAGTCCTTCGTCTTCCTGACGGACGTTCGGGACCTCAGCGATGGACCCTACTGCTACGTCCCTGTCACGCACCGGGATCGACGTTCCTGGAAACGCAGCAGCCAGTTCAATGAAGCCAATGGCCTCAACCGGCATGAATACAGCCAACTGCAGGGGCTTGATGCTTTGCCGCTGTTGGCAAAGGCCGGAGACATGGTGATCTCCAGCCAACGGGGTGCCCATCGCGGCCATCCCCA
- a CDS encoding L,D-transpeptidase codes for MKRISAAAVVAGMVASAGLMAPVAAQELALRKPSDTRIVLDLEQRQITVVRAGQRWGPWPVAIGDPRTPKPKGTFSILSKQTNPVYLSTKGGKPRKLVGPSSPIGDRYLGFHRGDRGEFGIHGTPWPHWVRTRAAVSLGCVRMLNAHIRELFDVVEVGTPLQIQG; via the coding sequence TTGAAGCGGATCTCTGCTGCTGCTGTTGTTGCAGGAATGGTCGCCTCCGCGGGCTTGATGGCGCCCGTGGCGGCCCAGGAGCTGGCTCTGCGGAAGCCATCCGACACCAGGATCGTGCTCGATCTAGAGCAGCGACAGATCACGGTGGTCCGAGCAGGGCAGCGCTGGGGGCCATGGCCTGTCGCCATCGGCGATCCCCGGACGCCGAAACCCAAGGGGACCTTTTCCATCCTCTCGAAGCAGACCAACCCCGTGTACCTTTCCACCAAGGGGGGAAAACCCCGCAAGCTGGTGGGACCGTCAAGCCCGATCGGCGATCGCTACCTCGGTTTCCATCGCGGTGATCGCGGTGAATTCGGGATTCACGGCACACCCTGGCCCCATTGGGTCAGGACCAGGGCGGCGGTCAGCCTCGGATGTGTGCGCATGCTCAACGCCCACATCCGTGAACTCTTTGATGTTGTTGAGGTGGGGACACCGCTGCAGATTCAGGGCTGA